The Burkholderia cepacia ATCC 25416 genome includes a window with the following:
- a CDS encoding type II toxin-antitoxin system VapC family toxin, which yields MILVDTNVISEPLRREPNAAVIEWLDAQNVETLFLAAISLAEIRLGVAVLPEGRRREWLHQSIEQRVLPLFRGRILPFDDAASKAYASLRARARAAGVAIAPSDGFIAGTAEANGLIVATRDVTPFEAMGIRVIDPWAR from the coding sequence ATGATCCTTGTTGATACGAATGTCATTTCCGAACCGCTACGACGCGAGCCGAACGCGGCCGTGATCGAGTGGCTCGATGCCCAGAATGTCGAAACCTTGTTTCTGGCTGCGATCAGTCTCGCGGAAATACGATTGGGCGTGGCTGTATTGCCGGAAGGACGCCGGCGAGAGTGGCTGCATCAGAGCATCGAGCAGCGCGTGCTGCCATTGTTTCGCGGACGAATCCTGCCATTCGACGATGCTGCGAGCAAAGCGTATGCGAGCCTTCGCGCACGCGCTCGTGCCGCAGGTGTCGCAATTGCACCATCCGATGGTTTTATCGCCGGCACGGCCGAAGCGAACGGCCTGATCGTCGCCACGCGCGATGTCACGCCGTTCGAGGCAATGGGAATTCGCGTAATCGACCCGTGGGCGCGCTAA